The Solanum pennellii chromosome 4, SPENNV200 genomic interval ACAGATGGGTATTGCGGAAATTTCGACAAGATTGACTTTCCAAACTCACAAGTCCCAAAATACACAGCAGAAGAAGCAGTAGACCCAACAATTACAGCTGAAATACCACTGTAAAACCCAAGAATCCCCTTACTTTGAAAAGTCTTGACAAAAGCATCAATAGCTCCACTGTAAATTTCCGATGCCCCTTTAGTTTGAAGCTTAGTTTTGATTGTGTCAAGTGGAAGAAGACATACATACGTGAATGCACCAGCAATGCCACCACCAGCTGCACCAATAAGCGCTCTTTCAAAAACAGAAAGATTCTTGAACAGAACCTGAACTTTTGAGGAGTCCCTAGTAGCAGGTTTTAGAAAATTCGAAGTGGGGTTCTTGATTTGTGCTTCAATTGAAACAGAAGTTGAACAAAACTTGAAATTGGGACTGAAACGATGATTTGTTGATTTGGGGTTCTTGTGATGTAGAATTGGGGTGGAAAAAAAGGAAGTGTTGAGATTGTTGAAGAGGGAGTTGAAGTCAGTTTTGAGGTCATTGGGGTCTTGTAGAAGGAGGCTGAGGGAGTTGCCAATTCGAGTTTCCATGGCTATTTTCTCACTGATTTTTGGCTTTGGCGCGTAGTTTTGGATGTGATGAAGGAAATGGAAAGACAAAACCTGTTGGTGGGTACGAGATGTGAGGTTCTTAGATGCACCTTTGGATGGGCTTCGATACTTCATTTTAGCCCACTTACTAGtttaactttcacatataacaaacaaaaaattcatatttgtatgttatagcaaagtttgcataattgcgctctatagcatatataattgtataattcgctatacatatacaattgtataattcgctggcctaaattgtataattcgctggcctatttcgctgcaattgtataatgcacaattgtataattcgctgcctatttcgttgcaatatttttataaaatttgttttgcatacaattgaatcgaattaaaatgtaattaaaatgtatgtatattgcataattataagtgtatagcaagaagatatatgtttttctcgctttatacaaaaacagaaacacaatatatacacttctgttgcataaagctagagaaaattgtatttcactgcaattgtataattcgcaattgtatagttcgttggcctttttctctgcaatatttgtataaaatttgcatttgtctacaattgaattgaagtaaaatgtttgtaaattgtataattaagtgtataacacgaagatatatgtttttgcatgtgtattttctctcgctttatacaaaacagaaacagaatttatacacttctgtgtataaagcgagaaaggcgagcagagggagagtggcgagcgagatttttgggagagaggcgcatggcaaactttggctaacgtttgctatggagcacaattaaatcaaatcctagctactccatttattttaggttattagtttgctattatatacaatctTCTCTTTATAAATTACGCGGTTACACAAATttatattacttaattattcGTAATTAatattagtaattaattatatgaattgattttgaattatataattaactatgtttatatatgtataattcgtcacatttgtataattcacaactaacaattttttgttagatttatatttgtatatgatggtttgtatttatatatgacaatgatttcatttgatttttagttttgtCATCATATACATTCAATCTTTTAGTGTATAactttttaatgtttatataaACGTGTAGCTTCcgaattttatataatataatttatatattgttgtttttataatatattttgtataattattcaaagttcatatatatttgtatcaaTTCGTTATTTCGAATTTTATCATATCtgtataatttcatattttaaattactCAATCATACAAAAACATGTGAATTATATAAACGTACCTATGAATTATACAAACGAGatgtaaattatacaaattattttcatttctagCTCGTTTCTCTCCTCCATATCTAGAGCCGTCAAAATGGGTTTGGCCCGCGAGGCCGACTAACCCAATCCTAGAAATAAATGGGGTTGGGCTTAATATTTTTGGCACATTTATGAACGACGCTTTTTAGCCCGCCCCATTTGGCCCATTGGCCTCGTAGGCCCAACCCGCAAGCCTCTGAGGTCAGTCCGTGggctattaattttttaaaatatttttatatatatttttaacagtattttatttgtaaagattttatgaataaatattttaaaaaataaaaaattaagtattttgCAATATCATCTTGCATGGTGAATTGTAGATGAAGATGGACTTCTTAAGGAAATAATATCACATGTTGATTCAAATGTGATTGATGGTGGAAGTAGAAGCGGAGTtgtaaaacattaattaatgagtcacgtaatatttagaaatttaaatttattaagtaTTTAGGTTGCCTTGTGTTGCTGGAAATCTTTTAAACCAGCTAGTTTTTTGTGGGAGAAATGATGGAATGATCAACATTTATCCGCTAAATCTTAAGTTGgctattatgtatttttgtaagtattcaccaaagtgtgtgattcataaatgtatttttgtaagtattcaccaaagtgtgtgattcataaatgtatttttgtaagtattcatCGAAGTGtgtgatttataaatgaatttttgtatgaattgatgtCGTGTTCATAGACATCAACATTCGATACTCTTTCTAAGAGAGtaatattgttcattttttggttgaagGGTCAACCTGTTTCAATCCGTAGCCCGCTTAGGGCTGCATTGGACCACTATTTTGTTGATCCTTTAATTAAAAGGGTCAGCCCGCCCCAACCCATTTAACTCTCTAGCCCGTTAGGGTTAGGTTGGGCTAGCCCATTTTGACACCTCTATCCATTATCCCAATCTTCCTTGccataatatacaaataaatatgtataatatacaattatctaaccgatatacatctACAATTCATTTATCTCCAATCTCTGccctctcgctcgcctctctcctccctctcccagtctcgctcccgcattcctccctataacatgtagctacgaattgtaattaACAAACTATATTTATGGGGCGTAATAGGCTATTTTTGAGTGACATTATGCGAAAGttcatctaatttttttaaataaattttacacaaaacaatttctataaatatatatagtataaatttatttatgaataatatatttgtcacattttaaatatacttATAATACATTGTATTAATTTCTTACTAAATAAGTATACTGCaatttaaaatacttatataATACATCTATAAAACACAGAGCTTCAAGCCCGATTTCAGGTGGCGCACCCTCCACACAAGCACCGCCCGACGAAGGAGGGACGGGAAAAGCTACAGGCCCAAAACCTTCTACCCTTCTTTCTAAATGGGAGTGCCCGAGCCACCTCATCTTCTCATTTCGTCGTTGCTCATTCCCGTTAGGCCGAAGTATTTGGCCTTTCTTTCTCCGCGCCCGCTCAGGCTTCGCTGACCTATCGCGTGGTAAAAAGAAGACGACCATTACTTCTAATAGGGCCATGAACTAGATCAGAATCATTCTCAACGAGTCCATAAGAAGTGATCCCATTTTTTTCATTGGGTACAGATAAAGACCAAAGATCTTGAGCGACCGATCCAGCAGAACAACTCAAAAGATAAACGAATATCGTTAATCTCTTCACGCTCGTTCCAAGCTCGAATTTTCGGATACTTGAATCGAACTCATCTGTTTATTTACGGCAAACCCTTGACCATCGTTTCCAGGGAAATTGATTGAATGCATGATCACGAGCCATTCCCAGCGACCCATCATGAGGTCACATCTTATGAGTCTATCGTGCCAAAACTACTAATGCTAAGAATGCTTCGCCCTGACTAGCTAGTCTGGGAAGGTAGGTAAGTAAGAGGCGGATCTAGGGCTTCTTCGacttttaatacataataaaattcaaaatagtattatatatatttctataaatgataataaataaaaattatgactaaaattaataattatttattaaaagatactcaaataatttttcaacCAAATTAATTAAGCCGAGATATACAATACTTTAGATCTTGCAGAGAGATCATTATTTTAGCCACATTCACAAGGTAAAAAATGGATATATACAATCTGACCACCTAATTTATCAATATTGtcaaaatatacatttataGTGTATCTGTGTATATGTTATAAATAGATATTTAGTAGAAAGTCTAcccaatttatatattttgtacatATTTTGTAACTCAGATAATCGAATAGTTCAAATTTGTAATCATACTTATTCTTTTTATATGAAATGCAAAAGAGGAATGTAATACGAGGATTTTTTGGAGAGTCACCCATCATATTCATGACGTGTAAAATTCACAAGTTTATCTAATTTTGGACAACTTCTAATGCATATGATTCatgtttgaaaagaaaaaaggtttaaaactttaattataTGTGCATAAACTTTAAGTATAAATGACTGAATTCAACCCCATAAAGCAAAAGTTTTaggtaaaaaataaatgaacttcaataatcaattaatcatataCGCGAAATACGCTCCTATTGCAACTAAATACAATTGATATTCAAGAACAAGAGATTTTTCGATATCACAATTATATGTTATTActtcatcaatattttttatgtcccGTATTAGTTGGTCACTATACTAAAAATTATTGTCTCATATTTAGTTGGATTGTCTTACTAAATTAAGAAAgcattaattgattttttttcaacatcattctcgcaattttttttaaaagtgtttACAATTGTTTATAATGTTTCAAAGAAGTTCTTATAAGGAGAATTGGTAAAACTACCactttatttatgattttttaatatgaaaataaaaaaaatgatcaacTAATAAAATACGGAGAAAGTAgtaattacaaaattaaagcAAGGAAAAGAAACAAGctacataataaaatatcatgaatTCATATTTAGGCCGATAGAAATCGAACTAATAGTTACTACATATTTAGGCCTAAAAAGATTAAtcggataaaaaaaaattcatatttaggccgataaaaaaatcaaactaatagTTACTACTTATTTAGGCCTAAAAAAATTGATCagatcaaaaaaaattattccgTTGCCGGGACTTGAACCCGGGTCTCTCGGGTGAGAGCCGAGTATCCTAACCAACTAGACTACAACGGATGCTGTTTAATTATTGGTTACGtaaataaggaaaagaagagGATCCATTATTTGGATATTCTCCAATTAAAGCATTATCACTTTCCAAATATATCGTTATCGCATTTAGAAAGAgcataaaaaggaaaacaaaaggAGATAAAAACTAGTAAATGGCTTACTTGGTAGCTTCCCTCTTAAACTGCATCATTCGATTCTTACTACATTCTTCTATTTCCGTTCACTTATTTCATTTCTTACTATTCTTGTTTTTCAAGAAACAAGAGAAGTGCAAATTGATGTTGAAATGGAGTCCTTACAaagatatttatattatcagatgagtcaaattaaaatataatcttatttaaacatatataaaaaaaggaagGTCTGAGAGGACACCAAACAACACCTAAGGTGGGTATAAGGTGTGTGAGGGGTGGGGAGGGGGGTGACTCACGGATGAGGAGAGGCTAGGAgcgaaaaagttcatgcatgaagATTCTGCTTATCGAAGATTTGATAGGATATATAAAAGTGTAAAGTGAGCTAACAACTCAGAGTGATGGTGGGTTAAAGGCCATATATCATAATATGATGTAAAAAGATTCGTGAACCTGAGAGAGAGAATCTTGCCTTACTCCTAACTCAAAGCAAAAGCGTATGCAATCACATAGAGAAAGTTAAGCCAatctttcaattttcattttttaaaatttttggaaaaatagcACATGCATTATACTTTCTTTgatcacttttatttttggcCCGATTAGACCTCATCTTATTAGTAAATAGTTATTTAGTTCGCTTCTTGAATCACCTTTTTTTCCCCTTCATATTAGTGGATTctaaatttgtaaaaataacaaCGATACCTATTGGGATTCATTCGAACACATATCTCGTACAAACAACTTTGTTGGTTGCGCAGTGATCACTGGGCCAAATGCTTCAGTGTTATTATGGCTTCAcagaaaacatatatatacgtTCTACTTcataatttaatacaaatataaaatctaCGAAAAAGTCATAGGTTCGACCGAACCCCCTAAGATAACTCGGGCCTTGATCAACACCGTTTATTAGTTTGATTACATATTTCGTCTAAAATAGCTCaatttttagttaaattaaatttaaattaataaacttaTTCGTCTGAATTTGAACAAATTTGACACGCCATAATTTTTATAGTTCTGCGTTGAAATAATTATTGAGAtcgaaatttattttttcaagaagGGGATATTAATTGAATGCAGGTTATAATTTTGAGGTCACTCTCAGCTCCAGCTCACCTGCCATCTTTGATCCAGTCATCGCACATTTGTTACCACACCTCACTTTAATACTCTATGATATATACTTAGTATTGATGgctaaataagaaattaattattcatatataatttgtgtGCGTATGGTTTTACACGTCAATGGATAATAAACACATCATATCATCcgtaaactaataaaaataccTAATACAACCAACACTAATCAATTATGACAACAATATAAAACCAATAACAATGATATTAATGAAAGAAATATCACGATCTGATAGATGTACTATTTAGCTAACAGTTTGATGTCATTTGTATCATTAGCAGAATTCCTTTGGATTTACAGCATGAATCTTACCTAATTCTATTTCTATAAACAAACAAATGGACTAATAATTATTAAaggaccaaaaaaaaaaaagtgtttgaTTCTTTTGGTATGGATGGTTAGTCAACACAAATTAAGAGgggtatttattatatttttcagtaGGGCATAATGTGAGTAGTTTTGGTATCATAACTCGCCAAACACGACTTTGAataattctttatctttattacTTCCTCCGTCCGGACAGAGAAAGTATTCACCACGCGCAATGCTTTCACTAATTCCCCACACATCTGCCGTACCGCCGCGGAGCAATCACTCTGCATTACCAGCAACACTTTTGTTAGCCCATTTGCCTTTCCCACTACCTCACGCGCCGCCGTATGACGAAACAAACAGCACACGCTCCATAGTACTGTCACCCCGTGCTCCGTCGCTGCTTTCGAGCTCTTCATCAGTCTTGTAACTATCGCCGACAAGCACTCTTCGCCTTTACCTATCGCCGTCCTGCCTTCTGTACACGTCGCTACTGTTTCCAACAGCTTCAATGACTTCTCTACCACCGCCCGAGCGGTTTCCGAATCGCTAAGGATTTTTCCGATAGTTTGTATAATTCCGAACCGGACTAGCTCTTTCTTCGCCAGTCTGGTGGTTGAGACCGCGATTAGAGTTGATAAACCGGCTTCGATCGCGAACCGGTTCGTCTCCGTGCTAGTGAATACGTGCAATTCGTAGAGTAAACCTTGCTCCTCGACTATTTTTCGCTGTGAATCGGCGTCTAATGCGATGAATTCTAGAATCCGAGCGGTTTGAATCCTCGAACTCAACTTTCCTTTACGAAGAACCAAAAGAAACTTCGGTAGAAATTTCTGATCgctcttcaaaatctctttgtTCAACTGCTCCTTAACTCCATTCTCCGATACAACTAAATCCAAAACCGCAACAACCGCTTCACAAACCTCAACCACATCACAATCCACCAAAACTCCAACAATACTCGCAATCGCATCACTCAAATTCACAAAAAACCTCCTGTTTTCACCAGAACATTTAACAAATTCCCCAATCTTCGCCAAGGAACTCAACCTATCGACCTCGCCGTTGAgatttttaacaatttcaacAACTTCCGTTTTTGTAACAGAGGATGAAGACGGCGTTGTGGATCCCGGTGAACTCGCCGGCTGATGCTGTATCCAGACGTTGATAAGCCGCCGGAGAGTGAGGTTAGGTGTGAAATCCGTAGACGGAAGGATTTGCATAGTAGCGGGACAAGTATTATGACCTTGTGaaagccaagtttgaatggaacTCCGATCGTAAGTGACGCCGGTGCAGAGACTTACCGGAGACTTCATTACGTCCATGGATATCGGACATCGGAAAAGTGGGGGAACGGTAACGTATAATTCTTCTCTCCTATTTCTCACCATTTTTAGCTATCCTTTTGTGATTTATGAGAATATTATTCGTGTGGATGTTTATAAAAGGGGAGAGTCAAAGTAGGGAAAGAGGTGACGTCGTTTGGTCAACTATATTGGTtagtttaattaaataagtggatttctttttcatattccaCATAACATAATGCGCTATTCCTTTTTTCCCCTACTTTGCAaactaatctttttttttcttttttctattttttaaaaaataaggggCCCTTTGGTTATTAATTATGCAGGTATTCGTTATGTACAATTTAGGTATACAAGTATTAATTGTGCATGTCTTAGTTATGTAGAGTTTGGTTATACATGTTTAGTTATGTTGAATTTAACTATGCGGATATTAgctatataaatattaattatgtatGTAGTATTTAGTTATGTAGAGATTAcaataaatgaattattaactattgaatattaaatttattataaattaaatatatatatatatatatatataNNNNNNNNNNNNNNNNNNNNNNNNNNNNNNNNNNNNNNNNNNNNNNNNNNNNNNNNNNNNNNNNNNNNNNNNNNNNNNNNNNNNNNNATTAcaataaatgaattattaactattgaatattaaatttattataaattaaatatatatatatatatatatatagatagatagatagatagatagatagatagataaaaaagaacaaaatttccaattaaaataaaataaaaaattaaaagaaatataaatagcctatatataaaaaagaaaagaaaacaatcaaaatataagaaaacattaaagttttcaattaaaaaataaaataaattaatatgataaatatgtaatttattattaatacttatataattaatatctatacaactttttttattttctattatatataattttataaacatatttatattgatattaattatataaaattataaaaaatataactaaatataatataaattatattaacttttatatctaaaatataaaatttctactaaatatagtaaaactaaaactaaCTTTTATACGTGAGTAATCGAACAACCCCTTAGAGTGGcgtattatttgaatttttgggTAAACGTGTAAAACGGGAAAAGGAGGGAGACAAAGGAGTCCAAGTTTTGGGGTTTGGTCAAGTTGACCCCACACGTTGAAAATAATGATATTCTTTGGGCCATTTAAT includes:
- the LOC107018087 gene encoding protein MITOFERRINLIKE 1, chloroplastic, which translates into the protein MKYRSPSKGASKNLTSRTHQQVLSFHFLHHIQNYAPKPKISEKIAMETRIGNSLSLLLQDPNDLKTDFNSLFNNLNTSFFSTPILHHKNPKSTNHRFSPNFKFCSTSVSIEAQIKNPTSNFLKPATRDSSKVQVLFKNLSVFERALIGAAGGGIAGAFTYVCLLPLDTIKTKLQTKGASEIYSGAIDAFVKTFQSKGILGFYSGISAVIVGSTASSAVYFGTCEFGKSILSKFPQYPSVLIPPTAGAMGNIVSSAIMVPKELITQRMQAGAKGRSWQVLMRILEKDGILGLYAGYSATLLRNLPAGVLSYSSFEYLKAAVLSNVKKERLEPFQSVCCGALAGAISASLTTPLDVVKTRLMTQVHSEAANKVGAVMVTGVSATVRQILTEEGWVGFTRGMGPRVLHSACFSALGYFAFETARLTILDQYLKHKELETLVPEEDATQAN
- the LOC107016055 gene encoding U-box domain-containing protein 28-like, which produces MVRNRREELYVTVPPLFRCPISMDVMKSPVSLCTGVTYDRSSIQTWLSQGHNTCPATMQILPSTDFTPNLTLRRLINVWIQHQPASSPGSTTPSSSSVTKTEVVEIVKNLNGEVDRLSSLAKIGEFVKCSGENRRFFVNLSDAIASIVGVLVDCDVVEVCEAVVAVLDLVVSENGVKEQLNKEILKSDQKFLPKFLLVLRKGKLSSRIQTARILEFIALDADSQRKIVEEQGLLYELHVFTSTETNRFAIEAGLSTLIAVSTTRLAKKELVRFGIIQTIGKILSDSETARAVVEKSLKLLETVATCTEGRTAIGKGEECLSAIVTRLMKSSKAATEHGVTVLWSVCCLFRHTAAREVVGKANGLTKVLLVMQSDCSAAVRQMCGELVKALRVVNTFSVRTEEVIKIKNYSKSCLASYDTKTTHIMPY